TGGCTTCATCTCGCATGGGCGCTGATCGGTTTCGTCCGCATCTTTCTCGTCTTCGAGGGCAAGCCACGCGAGGCGCGGCTCTTGCAGGATCTCGTCGTCGGCATCGTCTATGTTGGAATGCTGCTGTCGGTCCTTGCTTTCGTCTTTGGCGTGCCGGTCGGCACCCTCATCGCCACCTCAGGTGTCTTTGCCATCATCCTGGGACTGGCCCTGCAGAATACGCTAAGCGACGTGTTTTCAGGCGTCGCACTAAACCTCGGCCGCCCCTTCGTGCTTGGGGACTGGATCGTCTTGAGTGATGGCACCGAAGGCCGCGTCGTAGAAACCAGCTGGAGATCGACCCAGGTGCTCACCTGGACCCACAACGTCGTTGCACTTCCGAATAGCTTTCTGGCCAAGCTTGGGTTGACCAATATGAGCAGACCAGACGAGAGTCACGGAATCGCCTTCAGCATAAGAATCGCGCCCACCAAAATGCCGGCAATCGTGGTGGACGTGATGCGTACAGCCTTGCTGAGCTGCAACTCCATCTTGAAAGAACCGGCGCCCTTGGTGGTCATTCGGGATTTGAACGCCGTGGCGATCGAGATCGATCTGGTTGTTCATGTCGAGAATCTCGGCCGACGAATCGCAGCGCGGAATGAAGTCTTCGATCTCGTCTACCGCCACGCCAAGTCCACCGGCCTGCTGCTTGCGGCGCCTCCCTCGTCGATCGCCGTGAGCAACCTGCCGACTGAAGAGACCGCGAGGCCACCAAGCGTCACCCCGATTGACCTTATAAGAGCCATACCGATTTTTTCGGCGCTGACGGACGACGAGCAGGAGGCCCTTGCCGCGACGACCTCGGTTCGTACCTACCGAAAGGGCGACATCATCGCACGACAGGGAGAGATTCTGCCGTCGCTCATGATCGTTCGAGCAGGCATCATCGCCCGGCAACTGGGCGAGGACGATGTCCGCATGCAGGAAATCGGTCGTCTCGCGCCCGGCGACTTCTTAGGCGAGACAGGTCTGCTGGCCGGCATCGGCGAGACCTCGACATTGCGAGCGTTGACCCATGTCGTGGTCTACGAAATTGACCAGACAAGCTTCGCTCCTTTGCTGCTCGCCCGGCCCGAAATGGCCGAAGACCTCGCGGCGGTGCTCGCAACCGGCCTATCAACTTCAGGCGAAAGCGGCGCTCCGGAGCAGCAGCACACGCGCTCGAGATCCGCGCTGATCAAGGCCATTCGGACGGTCTTTCGCGACATTCCGCTCGGACGCCTTTTGGACACCGGGACGCAGCCCTCGCAAGAGCGGAGGAAGCGATGACCATCCCACGGGGCGAAACACCGAGTTCAGGATAGGAAGAATTGCTTCCTACGGATGCGGCTACGGAACTTTATGCGTGGCGCGCGCTACTCGGCGAAGGTCAAAATCATAGCGACATTGAGAGGATCTGCCTCATGGTGCGTTCGCAGCCGCCTACTACAGGCTGAGGACGGGCGGGTTGTTCTCATTTCTCACGCAGGATGCTGTTGCGTATTTCCGTGGCCCTCGCGTCAAATTTGCAAGCGCTCAGCTTCACAAGGCAGGTCGATCGGTTCGCCCGGCGTCGAGTTCCGACGGTGCTGCCGGCACTCGCAGGATCACGGTTGTACCGGCCCCCAGGACGCTCTCGATCTCGACGCTTCCGCCGTGCTCCGCGGCGAAATGCTTCACCATCGGCAAGCCGACACCACCCAGGCCCTTGCCCTTCGTGGTGAAAAATGGCTCGAAGGCGCGGGCGACGGTCTGCTGCGTCATTCCGATACCCCTATCGACGATGCGAAGCTCGATAAGAGTGGGACGGCCTTGAACGACGGTGGCGTCGATTAAGATCAAACCGCCGCCTGGCATTGCGTCACGCGCGTTGAATACAAGATTCAGGACCGCATTCTGCAGGCCCAAGCGATCGCATTTCGCGCGAGGCAGGCCGGATCCGACACGAAGCTCAAGCTGGATATGCGGCTCGCAAGAACACCGGATGAGGGCCTCGACCTCGATCAGGCAAGCACCTACGTTGGTTTCCTCGATCTCGGGATGGCTCTCTTGAGCCCTGCTTATCGTCTCCCGGACAAGCGCGCCGGCTTGCAGCAAGGCCGTCCTGGCGCTGCCGATCACGGGCTCAAGCGCTGGAGCAACCGAGGCGCCAGGTTCCCGTGCGATGCGGTTTAGCGCGGATAACGCGATCTGGATAAGATTGCCCAGATCGTGAACGGTGCCAGCTGTCGGCGGCTTCGTGTGCAGGCTGTGCCGAGCGGCTTCGGCGGATGAGTCACGGGCATACTCGCCCGCTGGGTCGGCTTTTGGCTCTGCGCTTAGCATCT
The window above is part of the Mesorhizobium sp. WSM4904 genome. Proteins encoded here:
- a CDS encoding cyclic nucleotide-binding domain-containing protein — protein: MSWWIAPPLYMALVGVAGIVVWYVIPQRLSNTRLIVQIAFFLTMSVLLLDGAVVPYELTRSSETTARAILFGVAKALWWLHLAWALIGFVRIFLVFEGKPREARLLQDLVVGIVYVGMLLSVLAFVFGVPVGTLIATSGVFAIILGLALQNTLSDVFSGVALNLGRPFVLGDWIVLSDGTEGRVVETSWRSTQVLTWTHNVVALPNSFLAKLGLTNMSRPDESHGIAFSIRIAPTKMPAIVVDVMRTALLSCNSILKEPAPLVVIRDLNAVAIEIDLVVHVENLGRRIAARNEVFDLVYRHAKSTGLLLAAPPSSIAVSNLPTEETARPPSVTPIDLIRAIPIFSALTDDEQEALAATTSVRTYRKGDIIARQGEILPSLMIVRAGIIARQLGEDDVRMQEIGRLAPGDFLGETGLLAGIGETSTLRALTHVVVYEIDQTSFAPLLLARPEMAEDLAAVLATGLSTSGESGAPEQQHTRSRSALIKAIRTVFRDIPLGRLLDTGTQPSQERRKR
- a CDS encoding ATP-binding protein → MLSAEPKADPAGEYARDSSAEAARHSLHTKPPTAGTVHDLGNLIQIALSALNRIAREPGASVAPALEPVIGSARTALLQAGALVRETISRAQESHPEIEETNVGACLIEVEALIRCSCEPHIQLELRVGSGLPRAKCDRLGLQNAVLNLVFNARDAMPGGGLILIDATVVQGRPTLIELRIVDRGIGMTQQTVARAFEPFFTTKGKGLGGVGLPMVKHFAAEHGGSVEIESVLGAGTTVILRVPAAPSELDAGRTDRPAL